In a single window of the Micromonospora sp. WMMD1155 genome:
- a CDS encoding SRPBCC domain-containing protein has translation MSTTISTTIDIAASPQTVWEVLTDFAAYPDWNPFMRRIEGTPQVGTKLVVHLSPPGGGGMTFKPTVLVADPGQELRWLGKLGFGGLFDGEHSFVLTANADGTTHLVHGERFSGILVALFKGTLKNTHAGFDAFNDALKQRVESAHPPR, from the coding sequence ATGAGCACGACCATCAGCACCACGATCGACATCGCCGCCAGTCCGCAAACCGTGTGGGAGGTCCTCACCGACTTCGCCGCCTACCCGGACTGGAACCCGTTCATGCGCCGCATCGAGGGCACCCCTCAGGTCGGCACCAAGCTCGTCGTGCACCTGAGCCCACCCGGGGGAGGCGGCATGACCTTCAAGCCCACCGTTCTGGTTGCTGACCCGGGCCAGGAACTGCGCTGGCTCGGCAAGCTCGGCTTCGGTGGACTGTTCGACGGGGAACACTCGTTCGTCCTCACCGCCAACGCCGACGGGACCACCCACCTGGTCCACGGCGAACGCTTCTCGGGAATCCTCGTCGCCCTGTTCAAGGGCACACTGAAGAACACACACGCCGGGTTCGATGCCTTCAACGACGCACTCAAGCAGCGTGTCGAGTCGGCCCACCCCCCTCGATGA
- a CDS encoding cupin domain-containing protein: protein MTTRPPLAEQFDLQPHPEGGWFRETYRSAVTFEPDGYPGSRATATAILFLLEPGESSAWHTVRSDEMWFWHSGGPLALTVGRDSRPMILSAERPQILVPAGEWQSAKPAGDEHVLVSCVVTPGFDFADFTMP, encoded by the coding sequence ATGACCACACGTCCGCCTCTCGCCGAGCAATTCGACCTGCAGCCGCATCCCGAAGGCGGATGGTTCAGGGAGACCTACCGGTCCGCTGTCACGTTCGAGCCTGATGGCTACCCGGGCAGCCGGGCCACCGCGACGGCGATCCTCTTCCTTCTCGAGCCGGGTGAGTCGTCGGCCTGGCACACCGTGCGGTCGGACGAGATGTGGTTCTGGCATTCGGGTGGGCCGCTGGCGCTGACCGTGGGAAGGGACAGTCGGCCGATGATCCTGAGTGCCGAGCGCCCGCAGATCCTGGTCCCGGCGGGCGAGTGGCAGTCGGCGAAACCGGCGGGCGACGAGCACGTCCTCGTCAGTTGCGTGGTGACTCCCGGCTTCGACTTCGCCGACTTCACCATGCCGTGA
- a CDS encoding iron-containing alcohol dehydrogenase, which produces MLETVRGPRQLIVGEGVSQNIPRVVAESGSRVLIVTDKVLLGQPGVAEIVAAVREKVDVVGVFSDATPDVPLTDVALAVSAAAEVDADVILAVGGGTVIDLAKIVGVIRRHGGTPRDFYGESRVPGPTIPLVAVPTTSGTGSELTPVSVLTDPDRELKVGVSSVHIVPDFAIVDPELTYTCPATVTAHSGIDAFCHAVESYTARPRAHGPRDPVEQVFLGRNPITDHYALLAAERIARSLRRAVADGGDTEARADMSYGSMLAGLAFSHAGNAAPHALQYPIGAATHTPHGLGVGLLLPYALDAARDAIADRLAILAGVCGLDVGDASDAEAADAFLTWLDGLLVDIGIPPTLADIGVARADLPRFAEMASGVTRLIQNHPGPTDTASLTAILEAAWTGDRTRHVPTASRGR; this is translated from the coding sequence ATGCTTGAGACCGTCCGCGGACCACGCCAACTGATCGTGGGCGAAGGGGTCTCGCAGAACATCCCGCGAGTGGTGGCCGAGAGTGGCTCACGGGTCCTCATCGTGACCGACAAGGTTCTTCTGGGGCAGCCGGGCGTGGCCGAGATCGTGGCCGCCGTGCGGGAGAAGGTCGACGTCGTCGGGGTGTTCTCCGACGCGACTCCGGACGTGCCACTCACCGACGTCGCCCTGGCCGTCTCGGCCGCCGCCGAGGTGGACGCCGACGTGATCCTCGCCGTCGGGGGTGGCACGGTGATCGACCTGGCCAAGATCGTCGGGGTCATCCGGCGCCACGGCGGGACGCCGCGCGACTTCTACGGCGAGTCGAGGGTGCCGGGCCCGACGATTCCGCTCGTCGCGGTCCCGACGACGTCCGGCACCGGCTCCGAGCTCACACCCGTCTCGGTGTTGACCGACCCGGACCGCGAGCTGAAGGTGGGGGTCTCCAGCGTCCACATCGTGCCCGACTTCGCGATCGTCGACCCCGAACTCACGTACACCTGCCCCGCGACGGTCACCGCCCACTCCGGCATCGACGCGTTCTGTCACGCGGTGGAGAGCTACACCGCGCGACCCCGGGCCCACGGCCCGCGCGACCCGGTGGAGCAGGTGTTCCTCGGCCGCAACCCGATCACCGACCACTACGCGCTCCTGGCCGCGGAGCGGATCGCCCGTAGCCTACGTCGGGCTGTCGCCGACGGCGGCGACACGGAGGCACGCGCGGACATGTCCTACGGGTCCATGCTCGCCGGGCTCGCCTTCTCCCACGCGGGCAACGCGGCCCCACACGCCCTCCAGTACCCCATCGGCGCAGCCACGCACACGCCGCACGGCCTGGGCGTCGGGCTGCTCCTGCCGTACGCGCTGGACGCGGCCAGGGACGCCATCGCCGACCGGTTGGCCATCCTCGCCGGAGTGTGCGGGCTCGACGTCGGCGACGCCTCGGACGCCGAGGCCGCGGACGCGTTCCTCACCTGGCTCGACGGGCTCCTCGTCGACATCGGCATCCCGCCCACCCTGGCGGACATCGGCGTGGCACGCGCCGACCTCCCGCGCTTCGCGGAGATGGCCAGTGGCGTCACCCGCCTGATCCAGAACCACCCGGGCCCGACCGACACCGCCAGCCTGACCGCGATCCTCGAGGCGGCCTGGACCGGGGACCGGACCCGACACGTCCCGACCGCGAGCCGGGGTCGGTGA